In the genome of Arabidopsis thaliana chromosome 4, partial sequence, the window AGAAGCGATTGCTATTGAGATGGATGAGAGCGAGGTCAGAGAGAAGGCCAATGGCTTCAGGCAGGAAACCAGCAATGTCACCATGATTGAGATCGATTCCGGCAACAACTAGAGTGTTTGGATTGGAAGGGGATGGGGCACAGAAGATGCCAGTGTAGCTGCAGACTGAGGGACCGACCCAATCTGCAGTTAAGTTCTTTGGATCAGAATAGATTACCTTCTTCCATGCTTTAAGTGCACGGTACGCTTGCTGAAGATGCTGTTTAGGGTTTGTGGAGTGACTTGTGTGGTGGTGAAGGCTATGTTTTGCTGTTGATACTAAAGAGAAATGATAAAGAAGAACTGAGATAAGGACAGGAAATGTTATAGAGAGAGCCATTCAAAGACAAGTTATGGATCCTTTGTCTTAAGTGTGGtggatttatatataaagacaaTAAGTTTGGTCTTTGGTGCAACGATTACAGAGGATGAATCAGGTAGTGGTATAAGATCAAGGAAAAGGACTTAACTCCTTACTTGTAGCTGTCTGGAGTGGTTTGAAGTGGGATTTGAGACTGACACATTTGAAGACCAAATCTTAGTGTTGGACTTAGATCACTCATTCGCTTACAACCCAAGGAAACCGAATCTGAATTATACAAACTTTCGCATAACCATACATTTAAAGTTCTTTTGATCTCTCAGCTTATGTTGACTTTTTAACTGATAATATTCACTAAAACTGTTTTAActacaaaaaacataaacatggtattggttttctttgtatttattcttttgtcaacaaaagTCATAGAAGTATAGAACTAAGACAAAGGGCCACAACTTGACAGAGACACTCTATATTCTAAAAGCAACATTTATACGAACGGACACACTGCTTTATTCATTCACAGACCTCAAGGGCTATTctttcatcatcctcatcgtTTAGCCACCACCAGAGCCATACTTCTTACCCAACACAATGAGCTGGAGCTTGTCATAGCCGGCCAGTACACCAGCGCCTGCAACCGCACGAAGGATGTTGGCACCTGCACCCTTGAAGAGTGACTTGGCCCCTTCGTTCTTGACGATCTGAGAGAAGGCCTGAAGAGAGCTCTTGTACTTCACTGCTTCACCTGACGTCATCATCATTCTTCTGCGAACCGTGTCAATTGGGTAAGACGCCAATCCAGCTCCAATGGTGATTCCCCATCCCAGTAAGAAACTAGCAAGGAAGCTATCCTGTACAGATTATAGCAATGAGTAAACAGTAACAGAGGACTCAATATGTTGAAGTGAggagttttctttgttttttacctGGAGACCATCAACTAGAACCACAGGCTTCAAGGAATCATACAATCCAAAGTAAAGCCCCCGGTACACGACAATTCCAACGCATGAGATGTTGAAACCACGGTAAAGCCCGACAATGCCATCAGAGGCTATAGTCTTCTTGTACACGTCGACCATGCCATTAAACTGCCGCTGACCACCTTTCTTGGCCGCCTTCGCATCATTGGCTAAACGGGTACGAGCGTAATCCAAAGAGTACACAAAAAGCAGAGATGATGCACCAGCTGCACCACCAGACGCCAGGTTCCCTGCAAACCACTTCCAGTAgccatctttttctttcttgaagtTAAACAGCCTCTTGAAGTAATCTTTGAACGCAAAGTTTAAAgcctgcaaaacaaaactatttgcTTAGCATACCCATCTCGACGTCTATACAAATACCAcgtcaaagaagagaaaacaaacctgaGTGGGGAAGTATCTGATAACATTGGCAGTGTTTCCTCTCCAAAGAGCAAGCATTCCTTCGTCTTTGACTGTTCGAGCAAAACAATCACTGATTCCTTTATATGGCTCAGAGAGACGCCCAGCTTTGATCATTTCATCTTGATTCTGAATCAAGAGCTTCACACGCTCTATAGGCGCGGCTGCCGTCTTCGAAACAGCAGCTGAGACTCCTCCCATAAGGAAATCGATCAAGAAACCAGTACCAGTTTTCTCACTAGGAGCGTGAGCTAATACAGGAAATGAACCATGAGGTATAAGAGACGAGCCAACGCCATGGCTAGTTGGCTGCAATAGACTCTGCAAACCTCCATTGACATAAGCACCAGAGACACAGTAACCACGAGCTTGCACACTCGGAGAAAGTCTATTGATCAAGTAAGATTGTCCATGTAGCTTCTGAAAGACTGATGGATGCTTTGATCCATCCATTTTTTGTACAAATCAGTAAAAGCTGActctgaaaaacaaaacaaaacaaaacaaaacaaaaatacaaattaaacacCACAAAATCTTGCTTTCTCGAAAATTTCTATATTTGCATGCTTAAAAAAGAATGATCATAACCAAAACtggaacaaaaacagagaagacaTCATCAACACATTTCATACGATCCTAGTTAGCTTCGTTAAAGACACCATTTCAATCTGTCAACTATAATGCGACCTAATTAGCACAAATTAAAACCTAGTTGCAGCAGCTCAAttaaatcctctgtttctaaaAGATCAAGCAACGAGTGGCGTCGAGAAAACAGAATTCACGAGaagcagaacaaaaaaacagagagagctAGGAGAGAAGCATTAATGATAAAGCTAGAACTTCTGGAGTCGAGAGCTTACCGTGGATTTTTCGCCGAAGCGttaacgagagagagagagagagctgtGGAAAATTGCGAGAAGAGTAGGTTTCTACATGATTCTCGACTTCTGGTCCTAAACTAAAAGACGAAACTGAGCAGAAGAGAAGGTACAATTACGAAAATGCTACTGGACTCCTTTGACCCGTTTCTTTCTGGGCCCAATTTTAAGGGACCCGAGTCTTGACTTCTTCTAAATGGacccaaaatttattttcctaGGAAGATAAAATTCATACCTAATGAAAGTGAGAGACCTCTTTATCATTATGTGATATATGTCTCATCTAcctgaaaattaaatatagaaaaatagaacaataatcaagacttttttggtttgcCGGAAAAATATAATAGAGGCTTGTTAACTAGGTCTTAAAAAATTGGATGTTacttaagaagcaagaaagaaagttgaatcttttttttcttcttcagccgGACAGAACTTTACAGATGCAAGGAAGGTGATGTGGTTCGAATTTAGTGATCCAAAACTAGTTAGAGAAATGTTCTacaaacaatgaaacaaacCGATACGTATTGAGAGTACCAGAATATAGGCAATGATATCGGCTCATGTATTAGATAACAAGACACATCATACATGTCATGCGATATAAAATAAACTCGAATTACATGCAATAACCTTAATATGTGTAGGTAGATTATttcaaaagattcaagaaaactaaaagagaacTCAGCTGGAATTCATCCGAGTAAGAAGGAAACATGAGAACTACATGTGTTCATTAAACTAAGCCATGCATAATAAACTCCACCTTAGAAACGAATtgattactatatatataatatatagatatagatTTCTCTTCGTACACGAATCATATATATCACCTTCGCTAGCTAGTGTACTGAGTTCAATGAAGATACATGCCATATTGGTAGTAGCGTTCTTGGTCCTGATGAAGACCGCCGTTTCCCAGGACAATAATCCGCTGGAACATTGCAGAGACGTGTTCGTGAGTTTCATGCCCTGCATGGGCTTCGTCGAGGGAATATTTCAACAACCTTCTCCAGATTGCTGCAGAGGCGTGACCCACTTGAACAACGTCGTCAAGTTTACGTCTCCAGTTACTAGACTTAATTCTCGATTCTTCTATTTCggtttcttctttcaccatctataattatattaacTACGCAGGGATCGAGGAATAGGCAGGATAgtggagaaacagagagagtgTGTCTGTGCATTGAGATAATGGGAAATGCAAAtcatcttccttttcttcccGCCGCTATTAATAACCTTCCTCTCCGTTGTTCTCTTACTCTCAGCTTTCCCATCTCCGTTGATATGGACTGTTCTCAGTTATTTTCATTCTTCTCTccatagttttttaaaaatcttttcctagaagaaa includes:
- the AAC3 gene encoding ADP/ATP carrier 3; protein product: MDGSKHPSVFQKLHGQSYLINRLSPSVQARGYCVSGAYVNGGLQSLLQPTSHGVGSSLIPHGSFPVLAHAPSEKTGTGFLIDFLMGGVSAAVSKTAAAPIERVKLLIQNQDEMIKAGRLSEPYKGISDCFARTVKDEGMLALWRGNTANVIRYFPTQALNFAFKDYFKRLFNFKKEKDGYWKWFAGNLASGGAAGASSLLFVYSLDYARTRLANDAKAAKKGGQRQFNGMVDVYKKTIASDGIVGLYRGFNISCVGIVVYRGLYFGLYDSLKPVVLVDGLQDSFLASFLLGWGITIGAGLASYPIDTVRRRMMMTSGEAVKYKSSLQAFSQIVKNEGAKSLFKGAGANILRAVAGAGVLAGYDKLQLIVLGKKYGSGGG
- the A7 gene encoding Bifunctional inhibitor/lipid-transfer protein/seed storage 2S albumin superfamily protein (ANTHER 7 (A7); CONTAINS InterPro DOMAIN/s: Bifunctional inhibitor/plant lipid transfer protein/seed storage (InterPro:IPR016140), Plant lipid transfer protein/seed storage/trypsin-alpha amylase inhibitor (InterPro:IPR003612), Plant lipid transfer protein/hydrophobic protein, helical domain (InterPro:IPR013770); BEST Arabidopsis thaliana protein match is: Bifunctional inhibitor/lipid-transfer protein/seed storage 2S albumin superfamily protein (TAIR:AT5G44265.1); Has 519 Blast hits to 519 proteins in 60 species: Archae - 0; Bacteria - 0; Metazoa - 1; Fungi - 0; Plants - 517; Viruses - 0; Other Eukaryotes - 1 (source: NCBI BLink).); this translates as MHNKLHLRNELITIYIIYRYRFLFVHESYISPSLASVLSSMKIHAILVVAFLVLMKTAVSQDNNPLEHCRDVFVSFMPCMGFVEGIFQQPSPDCCRGVTHLNNVVKFTSPGSRNRQDSGETERVCLCIEIMGNANHLPFLPAAINNLPLRCSLTLSFPISVDMDCSQFRNTKNPDVEKLN